One window from the genome of Anguilla rostrata isolate EN2019 chromosome 5, ASM1855537v3, whole genome shotgun sequence encodes:
- the si:ch211-260e23.9 gene encoding tumor protein p53-inducible nuclear protein 2 — translation MIRKVLALLGAGNEDAVNVNDIEDNESCEDLIEFEEGDWVIINVHEGNALAPPEVDPLENLLIEHPSMSVYQLSSQRSEDDDLGSDEEREEDEDSARPVPVGRSIPCRGSILQHADHFRAVQRARVHVERRSLTHTALCRQNLAKTRFCPSVKRYGFYKQPCQRFYNY, via the exons ATGATCAGAAAAGTCCTTGCCCTGCTTGGAGCCGGCAACGAGGATGCTGTAAATGTCAATGATATTGAGGACAACGAAAGCTGTGAAGACCTGATCGAATTTGAAGAGGGAGACTGGGTCATAATCAACGTTCATG AGGGGAATGCCTTGGCCCCGCCCGAGGTGGACCCCCTGGAAAATCTGCTCATCGAACATCCCAGTATGTCCGTGTACCAACTGAGCAGCCAGAGAAGCGAGGATGATGACCTTGGGTctgatgaagagagagaggaagacgaGGATTCTGCCAG GCCTGTGCCGGTTGGGCGTTCCATCCCCTGCAGGGGCAGCATTCTACAGCACGCCGACCACTTCCGCGCAGTCCAGAGAGCCAGGGTGCATGTGGAGCGCAGGTCGCTGACCCACACTGCCCTCTGCAGGCAGAACCTCGCCAAGACACGCTTCTGCCCCTCCGTGAAACGATACGGCTTCTACAAGCAGCCCTGCCAGCGTTTTTATAACTACTGA